One genomic segment of Pseudoalteromonas sp. GCY includes these proteins:
- the dnaX gene encoding DNA polymerase III subunit gamma/tau, protein MSYQVLARKWRPQNFHELMGQEHVKQALVNALNEKRLHHAYLFTGTRGVGKTTIARIFAKSLNCEQGVTSTPCGQCSACAEIETGKFIDLIEIDAASRTKVEDTREILDNVQYAPTRGRYKVYLIDEVHMLSKHSFNALLKTLEEPPEHVKFLLATTDPQKLPVTILSRCLQFNLNAMTQGQIVEQLEKILPLEQVAFDPVALQTLAKAADGSMRDALSLTDQAIAQTNSNLTVPAVQSMLGLMDSAHAVILLSAILCHDGEALLNAIEKIALQNGNFVSVLDDLIALLHVIQLTQLVPSAARLSNFDNNDIKLFAEQLAPQQGQLLYQLLLNGKKDLKWAPEPKLGFEMVMLRLMAFEKESHSAVPTAPVSQETSEKQSKVGDLRALLKKPTEDNATVAPSPQAQPIATPTYAAEASTPAAQQTTHYEPVFPTPAAQSQAPVASVPSEAEMANQYDSIMSQAVEQGFQGQVPAYHHESAPVEDAAYAQMASQNQEDWSQPEVQNQSASEPAATASVTEQQNQAQAAIARILKNRNISGAGRLVGANGEVKKSEAPSAPMPIEQAPATTVTTPEYQPEPQRAQPAAPRLAPKKQKKEAFQERHKPITENLAPELLEQLSPVKQDDNEQSIQVEIPAPENFVSPISDIKFAHQSDDWANMIEKMQLGGRIRQYALHSVITQQGAQVQLQVDASQQHLDSAVLREKLTESLSALLEQPIELEINYIDTVNNTPFLVQQQLDEHRLVQAKAAMRDDPLVSAFVQEFDAMLDENSVQAL, encoded by the coding sequence ATGAGCTATCAGGTTCTGGCGCGAAAATGGCGTCCGCAAAACTTCCATGAATTAATGGGACAAGAGCATGTTAAACAAGCTCTGGTCAACGCACTCAATGAAAAGCGTTTACACCATGCCTATTTATTCACTGGAACACGTGGTGTGGGCAAAACAACCATTGCTAGGATCTTTGCTAAAAGCCTTAACTGCGAACAAGGCGTTACTTCAACGCCTTGTGGTCAGTGTAGTGCCTGTGCTGAGATTGAAACCGGTAAGTTTATCGATTTAATCGAAATTGATGCGGCTTCTCGCACAAAAGTTGAAGACACGCGAGAAATCTTAGACAACGTACAATACGCACCAACCCGTGGTCGCTACAAGGTTTATCTCATCGATGAAGTGCACATGCTGTCGAAGCACAGTTTTAATGCGCTCCTGAAAACCTTAGAAGAGCCGCCAGAGCACGTAAAATTTTTGCTCGCCACAACCGATCCACAAAAGTTGCCTGTGACTATTTTGTCTCGTTGTTTACAGTTCAATCTGAACGCAATGACACAAGGGCAAATAGTTGAACAGCTAGAAAAAATCCTGCCGCTAGAGCAAGTTGCCTTTGATCCGGTAGCGCTACAAACGTTAGCTAAAGCCGCTGATGGTAGTATGCGTGACGCACTAAGTTTGACCGATCAGGCTATTGCACAAACAAATAGCAATCTAACGGTGCCTGCAGTGCAATCTATGCTGGGACTGATGGATAGTGCTCATGCGGTCATTTTGCTGTCTGCAATTTTATGCCACGATGGTGAAGCCTTACTCAATGCGATTGAAAAAATAGCACTACAAAACGGTAATTTTGTCAGTGTGCTGGACGATTTAATTGCGTTATTGCATGTTATTCAGCTCACTCAGCTCGTGCCTAGTGCTGCGCGGTTATCAAATTTTGATAACAACGATATCAAGCTATTTGCCGAGCAATTAGCACCGCAACAGGGCCAGTTGTTGTATCAACTCCTCTTAAATGGCAAAAAAGACCTAAAGTGGGCACCCGAACCTAAACTTGGGTTTGAGATGGTTATGCTGCGATTAATGGCGTTTGAAAAAGAAAGTCATAGCGCAGTGCCTACAGCTCCTGTGAGCCAAGAGACTTCTGAAAAGCAAAGCAAAGTAGGGGATTTACGAGCGCTGTTAAAAAAGCCAACGGAAGATAACGCAACGGTAGCACCATCACCTCAGGCGCAGCCGATAGCAACACCTACATATGCAGCAGAAGCATCGACGCCAGCCGCGCAACAAACAACACATTATGAGCCTGTGTTTCCAACGCCTGCTGCGCAAAGCCAAGCACCAGTCGCCTCTGTGCCATCTGAGGCGGAGATGGCCAACCAATACGACAGTATCATGTCACAGGCGGTAGAGCAGGGGTTCCAAGGACAAGTTCCTGCATATCATCATGAAAGTGCGCCAGTTGAAGATGCTGCATACGCGCAAATGGCATCGCAAAACCAAGAGGATTGGTCTCAACCTGAGGTGCAAAACCAAAGCGCTTCAGAACCTGCTGCTACGGCCAGTGTTACTGAGCAGCAAAACCAAGCCCAGGCAGCAATAGCACGAATTTTAAAAAATCGTAATATCTCTGGGGCGGGTCGATTGGTGGGAGCCAATGGTGAGGTAAAAAAGTCTGAGGCGCCTAGTGCGCCAATGCCAATAGAGCAAGCGCCAGCCACGACGGTAACCACTCCTGAGTATCAGCCTGAGCCGCAACGGGCACAGCCCGCTGCACCTCGCTTAGCACCAAAGAAGCAAAAGAAAGAAGCGTTTCAAGAGCGCCACAAACCCATTACGGAAAATTTAGCGCCAGAATTGCTAGAGCAGTTATCACCAGTAAAACAAGATGATAACGAACAAAGTATTCAAGTGGAGATCCCTGCACCGGAAAACTTTGTTAGTCCAATCAGTGACATTAAGTTTGCCCACCAGAGCGACGATTGGGCAAACATGATAGAAAAGATGCAATTAGGCGGTCGAATTCGCCAGTATGCTTTACACAGCGTGATAACGCAGCAAGGTGCGCAGGTACAATTGCAAGTAGATGCGAGTCAACAACACTTGGACTCAGCAGTGCTGAGAGAGAAACTAACAGAAAGCCTAAGCGCATTACTCGAGCAGCCAATCGAGCTTGAGATTAACTATATCGACACGGTAAATAACACGCCTTTTTTGGTACAGCAACAATTAGATGAGCATAGGCTTGTCCAAGCTAAAGCGGCAATGCGAGACGATCCACTCGTCAGCGCATTTGTTCAAGAATTTGACGCAATGCTTGACGAAAATAGCGTTCAGGCATTGTAA
- a CDS encoding YbaB/EbfC family nucleoid-associated protein yields MFKGGMGNIMKQAQQMQERMEKAQEEIKSLEVTGEAGAGLVKVTMLGSHNVRRVEIDESLMEDDKDMIEDLLAAAVNDAVRRVGEETQKRMSEVTGGMQMPPGFKMPF; encoded by the coding sequence ATGTTTAAAGGCGGAATGGGCAACATCATGAAGCAGGCGCAGCAAATGCAAGAGCGCATGGAAAAAGCCCAAGAAGAGATCAAGAGCCTAGAAGTAACAGGTGAAGCAGGCGCAGGTTTAGTTAAAGTAACTATGCTTGGTAGTCACAACGTACGTCGCGTAGAAATCGACGAAAGCCTAATGGAAGACGACAAAGACATGATCGAAGACCTACTAGCCGCTGCGGTAAACGACGCAGTTCGTCGCGTAGGTGAAGAAACGCAAAAGCGCATGTCAGAAGTCACCGGCGGCATGCAAATGCCTCCAGGCTTCAAAATGCCGTTCTAA
- the hsdR gene encoding EcoAI/FtnUII family type I restriction enzme subunit R, which produces MNPINKKSLSETDIITKYIMPAIKEAGWNDMTQIRQEVKLRDGKVVVRGTVAGRKSVKSADIVLYHKPSMPLAVIEAKANKHEIGKGMQQGLDYANLLDVPFIFASNGDGFVFHDKTNPAQLESEITLKDFPTPAQLWDKFCTYKGYQPAQLPIITQDYYDDGSGKSPRYYQLQAINKTVEAVSSGQDRILLVMATGTGKTYTAFQIIWRLWKAKAKKRILFLADRNVLVDQTRINDFQPFGQAMTKITGRKVDPAYEVYLALYQALTGPEESQKAYKQVDPNFFDLIIIDECHRGSASEDSAWREILEYFNSATQVGLTATPKETDEVSNIDYFGEPVYQYSLKQGIEDGFLAPYKVVRVDIDVDLQGWRPTKGMVDKNGHVIEDRIYNQKDFDRTMVIDERTQLVAETITNYLKRTDPMSKTIVFCNDIDHAERMRRALVNCNPEQVAKNDKYVMKITGDDAIGKAQLDNFINPKKPYPVIATTSELMTTGVDAKTCKLVVLDQNIQSMTKFKQIIGRGTRIDDRFGKLWFTILDFKKATELFADARFDGIPEKVITTKADDINDPESDFDDVIEDTEPTIGDELDGIGESDADYDSSSDDVETDYPSGEIDGDDWGEEEQKVNKYHVNGVSVKKLGERVQYYDEDGKLVTESFKDYTRKTLTKTFSSLDEFVKRWDEAERKQAIIDELAAEGIIWEVLEQEVGKELDPFDMICHVVFDQPPLTRKERANNVKKRNYFTKYGDLAQTVLDELLNKYSDEGVAAIESKDALKTGKVVELGRPLELAKKGFGGAKQYEAAITELEKAIYEAIPEKQA; this is translated from the coding sequence ATGAACCCAATAAACAAAAAGTCACTCAGCGAAACCGATATCATCACTAAGTACATTATGCCTGCCATCAAAGAAGCTGGTTGGAATGATATGACGCAAATACGTCAAGAAGTGAAGCTTCGAGATGGCAAAGTGGTTGTACGCGGCACTGTAGCTGGTCGAAAATCTGTTAAGTCAGCAGATATTGTTCTTTACCATAAACCTAGTATGCCGTTAGCTGTTATTGAAGCTAAAGCCAATAAACACGAAATTGGCAAAGGGATGCAGCAAGGTTTAGATTATGCCAATTTATTAGATGTGCCATTTATATTTGCCAGTAATGGCGACGGTTTCGTATTTCACGATAAAACCAATCCAGCACAATTAGAGTCAGAAATAACTCTGAAAGACTTCCCAACACCCGCACAGCTGTGGGATAAATTCTGCACATACAAAGGCTACCAACCAGCTCAACTACCTATAATCACACAAGATTACTATGATGACGGTTCTGGAAAATCTCCACGCTACTATCAGCTGCAAGCAATAAACAAAACGGTTGAAGCTGTATCATCAGGCCAAGACCGTATTTTATTGGTCATGGCAACAGGCACGGGTAAAACCTATACGGCTTTTCAAATTATCTGGCGTTTATGGAAAGCAAAAGCCAAAAAACGAATTTTGTTTTTAGCCGATAGAAATGTATTAGTCGATCAAACTCGTATCAATGACTTTCAGCCTTTTGGTCAAGCGATGACTAAAATCACAGGCAGAAAAGTAGACCCTGCATACGAAGTTTATTTAGCACTATACCAAGCACTAACAGGCCCTGAAGAAAGCCAAAAAGCATACAAGCAAGTTGACCCAAATTTCTTTGACCTCATCATCATCGACGAATGCCACAGAGGTAGTGCATCAGAAGATAGCGCCTGGCGAGAAATACTCGAATACTTCAACTCTGCGACCCAAGTCGGCCTTACGGCAACACCAAAAGAGACTGACGAAGTATCTAACATCGATTACTTTGGCGAGCCTGTTTATCAATATTCATTAAAACAAGGTATTGAAGATGGGTTTTTAGCGCCATATAAAGTGGTTCGTGTTGATATAGATGTCGATCTACAAGGTTGGCGACCAACTAAGGGTATGGTCGATAAAAACGGCCATGTAATTGAAGACCGTATCTATAACCAAAAAGATTTTGACCGTACAATGGTAATAGATGAGCGCACGCAGTTAGTGGCAGAAACCATCACCAATTACCTCAAACGAACTGACCCTATGTCTAAAACCATCGTGTTTTGTAACGATATAGATCACGCTGAGCGAATGCGCCGAGCACTTGTTAACTGTAATCCAGAGCAAGTGGCTAAAAATGATAAGTATGTGATGAAAATCACAGGCGATGACGCAATTGGTAAAGCACAGCTAGACAACTTTATTAACCCTAAAAAGCCTTACCCTGTTATTGCTACTACCTCTGAATTAATGACAACAGGTGTTGATGCTAAAACCTGTAAGCTAGTTGTACTTGATCAAAACATTCAGTCTATGACTAAGTTCAAACAGATCATTGGGCGCGGCACTCGCATAGATGATCGATTTGGCAAGCTCTGGTTTACCATCTTAGATTTTAAGAAAGCCACTGAACTATTTGCCGACGCACGATTCGACGGTATTCCAGAAAAAGTAATAACAACAAAAGCTGATGATATTAACGATCCCGAATCAGACTTTGATGATGTGATTGAAGATACAGAACCAACCATTGGTGATGAACTTGACGGAATTGGAGAATCAGATGCCGATTATGATTCATCTTCAGATGACGTTGAAACCGATTATCCATCAGGTGAAATCGACGGTGATGATTGGGGCGAAGAAGAACAAAAGGTCAATAAATATCACGTCAATGGCGTTTCGGTTAAAAAACTGGGTGAACGTGTTCAATATTACGATGAAGACGGCAAGCTCGTTACCGAATCTTTTAAAGATTACACACGTAAAACTCTCACTAAAACCTTTAGTTCCCTTGATGAGTTTGTAAAACGCTGGGATGAAGCCGAGCGCAAACAAGCTATTATCGACGAACTTGCAGCTGAAGGTATTATTTGGGAAGTTTTAGAGCAAGAAGTGGGGAAAGAATTAGACCCATTTGATATGATCTGCCACGTCGTTTTCGACCAACCGCCTCTAACGCGCAAAGAACGCGCAAACAATGTTAAAAAGCGCAATTACTTCACCAAATATGGCGACCTAGCCCAAACCGTGCTTGACGAACTGTTAAACAAGTATAGTGATGAGGGCGTTGCAGCCATTGAAAGTAAAGATGCCCTTAAAACAGGAAAAGTGGTAGAGCTTGGCCGCCCGTTAGAACTAGCCAAAAAAGGCTTCGGCGGAGCAAAGCAATATGAAGCGGCAATTACCGAATTAGAAAAAGCAATTTACGAAGCTATACCTGAAAAGCAAGCCTAA